Proteins encoded together in one Macadamia integrifolia cultivar HAES 741 chromosome 8, SCU_Mint_v3, whole genome shotgun sequence window:
- the LOC122085804 gene encoding trihelix transcription factor ASIL2-like, translating into MAASSSSPQHPTPTPTTTTAVTTTNITTATPVAARPTPNPSSRRLPPPCWSHEETVALIDSYREKWYTLRRGNLKASHWQEVADAVGRRCRFATPSKTSVQCRHKVEKLRKRYRTEKQKALSNPGRFSSSWVYFRKMDAMEKGPSSATAHSNGTDEDDEDGNEEDDENENEVEDDDEDPMPPTNTRSLHRLLNNGVSTSGGSGGGVGGFRLRIPSRPISALPPVTGFRSKGFDRVVDGSPNANSNHNPRYLNGCSSSRSSFGRRTDGGGGGGVGGGGVKRDFDPVSEMVTSIKLLGEGFVKMEQMKIEVAREIERMRMEMEMKRTEMILESQHRIVEAFAKGFSGKKKIKRLQSPDS; encoded by the coding sequence atggctgcttcctcctcctctccccAACACCCAACCCCAACTCCAACCACAACCACCGCCGTTACTACCACCAACATCACCACTGCGACCCCCGTCGCCGCCCGTCCAACCCCTAATCCTTCCTCCAGACGCCTCCCTCCCCCTTGTTGGTCTCATGAAGAAACTGTTGCGCTCATCGATTCTTACCGTGAGAAATGGTACACCCTCCGCCGCGGAAACCTCAAGGCCTCCCACTGGCAAGAAGTCGCCGACGCCGTCGGTCGACGCTGCCGCTTCGCTACCCCTTCTAAGACATCTGTCCAGTGCCGCCACAAGGTCGAAAAGCTCCGTAAGCGTTACCGTACAGAGAAGCAGAAAGCCCTATCCAACCCTGGCCGCTTCTCTTCCTCTTGGGTCTACTTTCGCAAGATGGATGCCATGGAGAAAGGCCCTTCTTCTGCAACAGCCCATTCTAATGGTACTGACGAAGACGACGAAGATGGCaatgaggaagatgatgagAACGAGAACGAAGtcgaagatgatgatgaagatccAATGCCTCCCACCAATACACGCAGTCTCCATCGCCTTCTTAACAATGGGGTTAGTACCAGTGGTGGCAGCGGAGGAGGTGTTGGAGGGTTTCGTCTTCGAATTCCTAGTCGGCCCATTAGTGCTCTGCCACCCGTTACGGGGTTCCGGTCCAAGGGCTTCGATAGGGTCGTCGATGGAAGCCCTAATGCGAACTCTAACCATAACCCAAGGTACTTGAATGGTTGTTCCTCCTCGAGGTCCAGCTTTGGGCGGAGGAccgatggtggtggtggtgggggtgtgGGAGGAGGAGGGGTTAAGAGAGATTTTGATCCGGTTTCAGAGATGGTTACTTCGATTAAGCTGTTGGGAGAAGGGTTTGTGAAGATGGAACAGATGAAGATTGAGGTGGccagagagattgagagaatgcggatggagatggagatgaagCGGACCGAGATGATTCTCGAGTCCCAGCATCGAATCGTGGAAGCCTTTGCTAAAGGGTTTtctgggaagaagaagatcaagagGTTACAGTCGCCTGATTCATAG